The nucleotide sequence gaaaaaaatataattacattattaaaatacaaaaacgatATTGAAAAATACACGCAGtatcttcaaaaacatttatgttTACTAGAACTAGTTATTTTGTGATCTTCTAAAATGGGTAGATTGATAAGTGAAATAAATTTCTGATTACCTACAATAAGCAGAAAttcattttctgaataatttaaattggtTTTAGAAGAATAAAGcccaaaaatagaatttttgggCTTTAATACATAAAGTTGGAGCCAATAGAAATAGTAAGTCTAATGAATATAATGAAGATACCAAATAGAGTTGACAAACTGTATTTTTCAAGTGTCGCAAGATTATCGCACCTGTACAGTTTAATGATTATAATTCTAGTACTTACCAATAATTCTCACATACCACCAACCCCCTTCTTTGACCTTCAGCAGCTCAACAATATCCCCCTCTTCAATGTTAACTTCATTGTATGTATTTGCATAATAGTCTTTAAAGGCAACATAAATTTGAGTCTAAAAagacaaatttaattttcaacaaGTAATATTGCGATAGTAGGTATAAAACGATACAATCGAATGATGCCAAACTAAACACAAATCGAATTAAGAAACATTCAATTTCAAGAACTAGTGGCAGGAAGATCTAAATGAAGAATAATATTCTAATAGATACGattgtaattgaaaatttatactaGGTATATATTAGAcgaatggaaattttttcaGAGTAAATAATGATAGAAAGTGCCTCATTAAAACGATTTAATCGGTTTCTCTTGATATGCTACTATTCTCGGTCCCATTCTCTCTAATTGGAGTTAAACGAGGTGTTTTTGCAATCGAGAattgttatttctattttcatgaaatataatattatatagtAAAATCAGTGCCGGAATCAGTACTTTTTCTCCACTTAAATAATCAGCATTGcagatactaaaatattttatacataccTGACAACAATAACCAGTATCATTACTGTTAGTTGCTGCAGCTTGACTCGATACCTTTTCTACTGCAAAGGAGGAAGTTTCCTGCTCTCTATTTTGTAGAATGAATCTAAAATATAGTgaaatatgtgataaaaatatttgagaactTTAAGCAGAAGTAAACTTCATAAAAAGtgaattggaatttctggagccTCTccgatatttatactgaaacacaacaccaacactcacaattacactgtttgacgcgcgtttcgattcTCAAGctatcgttttcagagactttagagactgaaggtaaacagtttactttGAGATAActttatcgaaacgcgtgtcagggTATTCAGTAGATaatcataaaatgtaataaaaattcatcaataaaaaaagactaattttttttgcaaagaGAAATTCATTCTCGAAATgattattctaaataaatgcTCCAATAAAAAGGCGAATTAAAGATAGATATTGGCATAATATTGATTGATTTCTCATAAATATGTTTAGTGTTCATTGAAAAGATTCATTTATTATGATAATATGCAACATAAATGGACAGCGGTCAAAGAAACAAAagttgtaacaaaaaatattcgatGTAATTGTTAAGTTACATTAAAACTTtctaataaattaacaaaatcatCATTTATAAAATACTATATCACTCTAAACATTCAAGTTATTCTTGTTCCTATTTTAAATATAcctacatttttcaaaaaagttgagAATATGACagaattgtagtttttttaatacatatcaATATGTATTGACATTGACGAGGCAGAGCTagatttcaacaaataaaaatttataaccaCTTACTTGGGAGTTCGACCTTCATTTTCTCTTAACTGTTTCCTTTCAattcttttcatttgtttgagtaacaattttttaatttggttaaCCCATGTTTCCTTCATTTCGAGATTAGGAGCTTTGATGACATAAACTTCTTGTCTTCCTTTGgaccaaatttcaaatttcaggTTATCATCTTTAATATATTCAGTCAACCCAATCTGAGACATTggcaaataatttttgaactgATAACTAGCCTGATCTTCCGTTGCTTTCGAAATTGGTTTACAGAAAAGTAAAGCTCTTTGGTAAAGCAAAACGAATCTTTGCTTTGCTAATGAAAGTAGTTTGTGATCATACCATACAGTAAATCTTCCTTTGAGCAATAATTCTCCCTGTTGCGATAGATTCAAATAAAGGTCCGTTATACACCTCTGGTATAAACGATCATTGACAGATTTTAATACTTTTCCGAAACAGTCTACAGCTTTCCGAAGTTTGGCGTAAGCGTTAGCGTCCTGGCAGTATTTTAGAAGATCGTTTAAAAATACTTGATATTCAGTTATACGCTGTACTGGCTTCAATAAGTATGCTGCTAAGGGCATATCGTGATCTGATATTTCTTGGCAAAGTTGGAAGAATGATTTCAATTCAGGAGAATTTTCTCTCACTTTTTCAGAGTTTGGAAGATTTATACAGTAATTACTGTATAATAGATACAtcatatttttctggaaaaattaaattaattaaacataTCCTGTCTTATAGCTAGGTAAATTAGTATATGTTCCAGTGTGAGTACATTTTCAGTTAATACATATGACACTTTGAAAAAGGACTATAAGGATACTCGCTGTAGACCATGTTATTCAACGATGCTTCAAGGATTAGAAACAGCGGAATAAATTGATCaggaacttttttaaataaatggcAATACGTAAGCGGCGTTGTGCTAATAGCAAGGAATACAGAAGAATAAACGTTAATTATCTATATTAGGTTACACCCCCCCTATTTCGTTagaattttagtatgttataaagaaaattacgctgaacaagaatatataaatatatagggcgcggaaatcatctcttcaggtacttttttgcgtttaaagaatcaaataattgtaatgatgTTTCAGTGATTGtagtatttaaattaatcgttgaaagaaataaaaagtgataaaatagGACAATGTAAGAAGTTGGTTTAAAGTTTTAACATCCCCTCCTTCGACTTTTTTCACCCGTCTCAAAAGCCTGCCCAACAATAAGGTTGGTTAGGaaaggttaggttaagttaggttaggttagattaggttcgCTGagaaatcattacaattatatatatatatatatatatatatatatatatatatatatatatatatatatatatatatatatatatatatatatattcttgttcagtgtaattttctttttaacatactaaaattttaacgaaatcggaggggtgtaacctaaaCTAGATAATTACCGAATAAACTATTATAAAACTTGCAGAAGCAGCAGAAActatagaattgaaaataaattcagtGAAAAGTccatatacgaggtctggctattaaatgtcgagactggttacgaaaaagggttttattataaaaattattctacattcgaatgctcacattcaatatacttccctcccCTTGCCtaacacctttccatacgtttttcccattgatcgaagcagtgttGGAAGTTTTCTTTGGTGGGGGCCTTTAGGAACtctgccattttttgctttaccgcttccatcgactcaaatcgggacCCTTTCAAAGCAGTCatattttttggcaccaacttcgcacagacttttatcaggtgtaattcctcgtgtaaaatttttctaaccgtttctttatcggcgttttgTCCCCATAtacctcttgcaacaatttatagcgcTCAGTCgaagttttaatcaatataacGTTTTTCGTCAcccatggttttcggcacgagaaaaaaaccgctactgcacaaatactataatagtaacAGAAACGtattttgggacgtgcatagacaatatatctagatacccaacgcactactcgttttttatcccacccgtctagggcacCCTATAGGCGtgcaatctcgttatttaatagccagaccctgtatgaaaaataaatccaGAAGTGAAGAGCAAGAAGTGATAGAGCTAGAATTACAAATCAGAAGAATAAATATAGAAGACAGACTATTATATTTGCTTAGAAACCTTGTAGCAATGTAATGAAGACGCAGAAATCTATCTTATACTAGCTAAGGACAATAGATGCAAGTCTATAAAGAACTACAAAAATGGAGAGAAATTTGTACTGTTTACAGCGAGGATACTGTAACTGATACCAAAAGTTATTTGTTTGAACGTTTCCTTGGAGGAAATTTGTTTGTGGAGATTTGACTAGCTCCGATACTTTGAAACGCAATGAAATGGAATCATTTCTGAAGAGATTAATAATGAAGGATGAAAAATGGTGGCGGAAGTGACCACAGGGCGCAGATTGAAGTCCCGTAGGGCGATGATGTATATATAGTTATACTGGAAGATAACTATATATCCTGGGGTGTCACATGGTTGATTCAGTACTTTACTAACAACAATTGACAATCTCATAGGAAGAAATTTGAAAGAAGCGTCTCGTGTCTTTGATGACTTGCCAAAATTTAACTAAACTTGGTTGTGAAGTTATAATGCACCCAGATATTGCATATTGTctgtctttttttattaaacaaaattttatactaaatgaGACTTCAAAAATAATGTCGTTAAGTTCTGCATCTGCAAAAATCCCAAAACTGGCAAAAGGTCAAGGATAATAATGGCATATATATACCTAAATAACATTATtagcaaagaaaatttttattccagaaTTAGGTAACAAtcggaaaataaattttggatgaccctatatatttataagttattttcaaccgaaaagataaaatatttgagtAATGTTATTGATTGATGAAATTAAACGTAGATAATTTCTCAATGACTCATGTTATTcatataaacaaattgtttcGTGATTGTACATATAATAATgaatctgaaaaatttttattcatgatATTTGTCCCTTCACATGATAATTGGTATTTCATTACCAATGTATCATTTACcagtcaaataaaaataaaaatagaaagaaataataCGTGAGAAAACGACTTAATATGTTTGCATTTTTTGTTCGAAAAAgcaaacttttatttcataacCTCTTTTTAATCTCATTAAAATCTATTCAACTTTCCAAAAGTTTATAGTACTTTAGATTCTCATAAAGTTGAttttaaattatactttttaatTGCAGGCATTTACTATTTCATCACATTGAgcagagaattttttttattgaaaacatcagctatttaatttaatttatcaaatatttttggaaataatattttagtatacCGATTCCATGAAGCACTTTGCTATTTTTCCACTTGTTGTTGAATGACTGCTCAATCCCAATATAAATTGTTGCGtatgaaatttacaaatatcttccaaatttccaaaaataatggTGAGTTTCTCTCCTGCATCTGGTGGGAGAAACACTTGCATATGCTCGTATTCAGACGCATCTTTGTACCCCTGgaattaatatcattttaattcAGTTATTAGGTTTGAAATccaatatttatgtatattacATAATGTTAAACAGAATATCAGCTATTATAAGTATTATAAGTACCCACACTTATCATGAAAcataaatcattaataaaaaataaatatagaagaagaatataaaaatataagttatTGTGAACATTTTGTATCCACTAGGACACTAGTCAATATTTGTTCAGGAAATtcaacaaattaaaattgaaccCAAGGCAAATATCAACCAACTACATACCAACTTACAAAATTTACATATTGTGCAGGGTATTCAAGTGAATAAGGAAATTGAAAATGCTAATGGATTGTTATTCCtaagataatataaatattataaacaaaaggttattgtttgtttctttttcatcaaACGATTAATTTTCTATCCTTGaagttttcaaagaaattaaaatgGGGTTTTATTACTTACCTTGAGTACAGCTAAAAGATCTCTGACATACATTTTTTCGGATTCCAAGAGGTTATTTAAAACTGATTCAGTTTTAACTTTATTGAAGGCTTCGTCTAATGCAATTGGAGAGGAATGTGATAAAGAAGAACCTGCGATTGCATGTTTGTCATTGTTTTCCTTAAAAAAAACACCTTTAAAATATGTGAGCATAAGTGTCctcaaaatatacaaagtaCATTAGTACATTACGCAAGAATGGTCAGAGTAtaatattaatgcatctaaatgttcttgattttaagtctcttctgttttaaaattagtcttttttgattgtttttaaaagaaagataaattaaaagacttaaaaaaaactaattttaaaacagaagagacctaaaatcaagaacatttagatgcattaatatacatatatatatatatatatatatatatatatatatatatatacacgaGGATCTATTGAAAGATTCTTAGCCtaatataaaaccaaatttcaataccaaaatatttttcaaaaaaaatgtttcttcttgctctgcacaccagacctccacagcttttattacctcttcgtggaagaaaatttacaaccttgtaaattttttttcagttgaggaaagagatgatattCGGACGGAGCCCAATCTTGtaaataaggggggtgttctagtaattcaaaccctaaatcacgaatgtTTTGCATGAcaatatgagatttgtgtgcaggggcgttgtcctgcaaaaacaaaacatctttggacagctttccgcgtcttttctctttaattagGGTGGTCAGTAAATGTCGAATACTAATCTCCAGTCATtgtttcaaatcgagcacagatcgaacgcgatgcttctacccttgcacgcttttggtcaatattcaaacattcGGGGATCCATttttcagcaatttttctcatgtccaaattgacgtgaactatatgatgaacgcgttcgtatgaaatattcagtgcttcagatcagatccgttttagtccaattcgatagtctgataaaatcatgctGCATCGATGTTTTCGGGTACttacacagaaactggcctttccgatcggtcatcatcatcaatggaaaatttacctcttttgaaggacattgatcaccaagggtattaagtatatcttcgtaaaatttcttacctcttaacccttttgaatacaggtacttgatgatggctcgatactcgattttttcgattttcacaatttcggtgaacatcttttttcttttaatttactgCATAattctggtttacttttttgacgtcaaactttacactgacacttctaataagttattgttcgttgctatggtaacgcaatattttgtttatgcatggaactaggctaactagataccAATACATCTTCGTATATCTGTTTATACTGACCTTACTTAACGGACTAtatgatgtaaaaaaaaacaattaaagttTGTGAATGATACATCCTGTCACCTAGCGGTACAAAAGATAAAAAGTTTTCtcagaaaaaagtatattatatagATTAGCGAAAATGTAAAGaaggataaatagaaaaatggaaacaactGTATGTAATGacgaataaaaataagaaaacattaattaataatttcacaCAGAAACGAAGAGAATAGACAACAGATTGAAACGAGACCCAACCATTAAATGTAATATGAGAAGAAGTGTGGGATTATATAATAGAAGCAATACCAATATTAGTTATATTcgcagaaaaaaatatatatcgataAAGATAAGAATAAAAGATAAACCAAAAAACCTTCAATTAGCACCGACTTccaatgatataaaaataacgaGAATAGCCAGACAACAACCAGAACTAACGATAAATGAAGGGAACTAAACTTGTTAAAAGAGGAGTTATgcaaaaagacaattttgaaataatcaaagcTTTAGCTATAATCTAATGATAAGGCTTGTTGCTGATAATGATTTTGAAAAGCTTTCTACTTACGAACTTAACTTTCTCTCCATTATCCTCCAAATTCACCCAGAACGTGCTTCTGCTTCTTACCATTTTCATGGAATGATTACTACCCTTCAGTAGACGCTGAAAATTTAAGTCACGACTACTGGCCGTCTCCTGGGAAATTTTAATTCGATAAATAAAACCAGCTGAATCGACATGATATATTTTATCGGATTCATTACtcttatgaaaattaaattatcaaattgaaatataaaaaaaatcaataatagtggataacaaataatttctgtATGGGGTctaatacattttaaaataacttactGAGGCTGCTTCTGCGTTTGCGTAAAACatcttatatataaaactataaatgcaaattataattttactcgaataataaaaaattgttactaaCACCTAACGACAAAGTCAATTGGACTGCGGTTATCATGCAACTAAATGGTATCAGTAAACCCAGCAGTTATTATAGCCAGAAAGTTATGGAACAAcaatgaattaacaaaatttaatgaaatttttcagatattgtCTGGAGTGATTTGTTCTCCATgactaattaaatattttagtaatgAAACGTATTACCCaaagaaaatacattttaacgTGTCTGCAAAATATTATGATGATTAACTGTTGGGTGCAATCAACTGCCATAAAAGTTAATTACGTTCTTAAGATCAGATATGTTTGAACTAGTTGGAATCTAGTGATGGTGAGGTTGAGAAGGAGAAAATAAAGCACACCGATCTAGCGATCTCCTTCCTGATAATTTTAGGAAATAGTCGATTCCAAGCACTTGGGAATCATCTCTCTAAACAAACTATGCTTTTTGTTTACTTTAGTAATAAAATGCCGACAACTTTGGTAAGTCAAGCATCTGAATTGGGAACAAACCTTTGGTATTCTATAAAGGCTCGAAATGACATTAAATATTCATGGTATCcaaatcattttgatttttttatagtgaAGAACCAGGTTTATAACGGAAagcttgataaaatttttaaattcccaCTTTTAGTAGTTTCCTATAAAATTAATACTAGGTTCATCAATCTCTCAGTTCTCTATGAAATAAGAACATTTACATTAAATTTGTTAGAGAATTAGATGAAGATAGTGGCATATAGATGGCTGTTAATGAAAAACTGCCATTTTTAATCCAGCATACTacaatgaaaatagaatttacAATCTGAAAAACAAACACAATAATGCTTATATTAAAATCTAGTGAACTCAAAATGACTAAACGCAATCTATTCACGTTTTTGAACCTATAAAGCATGTTTATAACTACAGTTTTTTGTGGAATGAGTAACAGATtacattaatttgaatttcatataatattatAGTTCAAATACTGTCAAACAGATGGCTATTActaaaaagaaatcatttgCGATTATGGTTTTAGACATAGAACATACCATTTTATGTTCTGCGGTTTTATATACGTATACAAACCAATCGACATATAATATCTGTATATGGGCAAAAttgctaaaataaaatttaccaCCTATAAAACGAACATAATACTACTTATATCAAAATCAAGTACatcaattaaatcaaaatcatttcCCTTACTAGTATTaagttaataaacaatttacTTTTTCAGTCCAgtaaactaataaattttttgaatctcCACAAGTGAAAACACAGCACACGTACTTGGAATACGAGAAACAATGTTAATTAACATTTCTAATGCAATTCAAGGCTAAAAACCGTGCTGGCACGTTTATAGCGTTTCTCTGTATTTGGAGGATTTGGAGCTCATGGTGACTTTTAGTGCTTTActttattagtatttttatcCTTAATGAATatactttatttggaaattttaaataa is from Diorhabda carinulata isolate Delta chromosome 1, icDioCari1.1, whole genome shotgun sequence and encodes:
- the LOC130894785 gene encoding proto-oncogene DBL-like, giving the protein MFYANAEAASETASSRDLNFQRLLKGSNHSMKMVRSRSTFWVNLEDNGEKVKFENNDKHAIAGSSLSHSSPIALDEAFNKVKTESVLNNLLESEKMYVRDLLAVLKGYKDASEYEHMQVFLPPDAGEKLTIIFGNLEDICKFHTQQFILGLSSHSTTSGKIAKCFMESKNMMYLLYSNYCINLPNSEKVRENSPELKSFFQLCQEISDHDMPLAAYLLKPVQRITEYQVFLNDLLKYCQDANAYAKLRKAVDCFGKVLKSVNDRLYQRCITDLYLNLSQQGELLLKGRFTVWYDHKLLSLAKQRFVLLYQRALLFCKPISKATEDQASYQFKNYLPMSQIGLTEYIKDDNLKFEIWSKGRQEVYVIKAPNLEMKETWVNQIKKLLLKQMKRIERKQLRENEGRTPKFILQNREQETSSFAVEKVSSQAAATNSNDTGYCCQTQIYVAFKDYYANTYNEVNIEEGDIVELLKVKEGGWWYVRIIVSDRKGWASGAIFRKMFE